In Patescibacteria group bacterium, a single window of DNA contains:
- a CDS encoding cupin domain-containing protein, with translation MEQSEGYAIFDFNLDPSKRSKWSTGSFLEPNSPFFSKHVEIGISQRNSQSRPDSQHFHRETKEFYLVISGQLVLQINNKTIILKPLEMVVVLPNSIHAVIKAVDDTKFIVIKSPSGLNDKVIVP, from the coding sequence GTGGAACAATCAGAAGGATACGCGATCTTTGATTTTAATTTAGATCCTTCAAAAAGAAGTAAATGGTCAACTGGTTCTTTTCTTGAACCAAATTCTCCATTCTTTTCAAAACATGTAGAAATCGGAATTAGCCAACGCAATTCACAATCGCGACCAGACTCTCAACATTTTCACCGCGAAACCAAAGAATTTTATTTGGTTATTTCTGGACAACTTGTTCTGCAAATCAACAATAAAACAATTATCCTAAAACCTCTTGAAATGGTTGTTGTTTTACCTAATTCAATTCATGCAGTAATAAAAGCAGTTGATGACACAAAATTCATTGTCATCAAATCACCTTCGGGACTTAATGACAAAGTAATCGTTCCCTAA
- a CDS encoding Hsp20/alpha crystallin family protein, translated as MPKQSFFARFLQSKQVADNPTPPKPPVGHLPTPKTSQPDPAPIQVQQQQQPQPQQNSSQSSQDSQENYEGQLAIDVYQTPQEIVIKSTIAGVNPENIDINIDNDMVTIKGERKNITEAKENDYYYQECYWGSFSRSIILPEEVVADNAVAELKNGILTVRLPKANAVKTKKIEVKMASDTVTSNQ; from the coding sequence ATGCCTAAACAATCTTTTTTCGCAAGATTTTTACAATCAAAACAAGTTGCTGACAATCCTACGCCGCCAAAACCACCAGTTGGACATCTGCCAACTCCAAAGACTTCTCAGCCAGATCCAGCTCCAATCCAAGTTCAACAGCAACAACAACCACAACCTCAACAAAATTCTTCTCAATCTTCACAAGATAGTCAAGAAAATTACGAAGGCCAGCTTGCTATTGATGTTTATCAAACTCCTCAAGAAATAGTTATTAAATCAACAATTGCTGGTGTTAATCCAGAAAACATTGACATCAATATCGATAATGACATGGTTACAATCAAAGGCGAAAGAAAAAATATCACTGAAGCAAAAGAAAATGATTATTATTATCAAGAATGTTATTGGGGCTCTTTTTCAAGATCAATTATCTTGCCAGAAGAAGTCGTTGCTGATAATGCTGTTGCTGAATTAAAAAATGGAATTCTGACAGTCAGATTACCAAAAGCAAATGCCGTTAAAACCAAAAAAATAGAAGTCAAAATGGCGAGCGATACAGTGACTAGTAATCAATAA